The sequence CGATAGATGTGCCACAGTCTTTCGACCATCGTCTCGAGAGTAAACTCCTCGAGCGCGCGAGCGCGGGCATTCGCGCCGAGCCGCGCGCGAAGACCTTCGTCGGAGAGGAGCCTCGAGAGGGCATCGGCCAGCGCTTCCGGGGACCGCGGCGGGACGACGAGCCCGGTGACCTCGTGCCGGTTCACGTACGGGACCCCGGTGTCGAGAAGCGTGCTGACGACCGGCTTCCCGCACAGGTGGGCTTCCACTTGGCACAGGCCATAAGCCTCGCTCCTCAAGTGCGCCGGAAGACAGAAAACATCGCACGCGTGCATCCACGCGATCGCTTCCCGCTCTCCGAGCGCCCCCAAGAAGTGCACGCGGTCCTCGAGGCCCGTGGATCGGACGAGCCGTTCGAGCTCCGGCCGCATGGGCCCGTCCCCTCCGATATAGAGGTGAGCCGACAGGTCCCGCATGGCCCGAACAAGAAACGGAAGCCCCTTGTAGTATCGGAGAACGCCCAGAAAGTAGACGCGCGGCCCCTCGGTGCGGCTCAGCAGCTCCGAGACCTTCTCGTCCATCGCTGCGGTTCGCTCGTACGGTTTCGGATCCACACCGAGCGGAACGACCCGGCAACGCTCCGCGATCTCCCGCAACACCGGAGAGCTGCGCGCATAGGCGGGGCTTGTGACGATCAGCGCGTCCGCACGCCGAAGGAAGGCGCGCTGAGCCGGCGCATAGAGAGCGCCGGTCACCTTCTGCCGGACGATGTCGCTGTGATAGGTTGCGACGATCCTCCCCCTTGGCCTCGTCAGGAGCGCGCTGATCTCCGCGGTCGGATTCGGCAAGTGGAAGTGGATGATGTCGCTGTCGAGCTTCTTGAGCCAGTAAGGAAACGCGGGAGCGACCGGCGCAGAGACCAAGCGTCCGAGATCGGCGACTTTCGTGACGGGAATGCCCTCGACGACCTCGTGCTGGGTGCGGCAGTTCCTGTTGGCGACCAGGACCCTCACCTTGCATCGTTCCCGAACCGCAGTGGAGAGGCCGTGAACGTGCCGTTCGATCCCCCCAACGATCGGCGGGTAGTAGTCCTTGTATACCTGAAGGAGAGTGAAGGACATGAGGGACCTGCCGT is a genomic window of Candidatus Eisenbacteria bacterium containing:
- a CDS encoding glycosyltransferase, yielding MSFTLLQVYKDYYPPIVGGIERHVHGLSTAVRERCKVRVLVANRNCRTQHEVVEGIPVTKVADLGRLVSAPVAPAFPYWLKKLDSDIIHFHLPNPTAEISALLTRPRGRIVATYHSDIVRQKVTGALYAPAQRAFLRRADALIVTSPAYARSSPVLREIAERCRVVPLGVDPKPYERTAAMDEKVSELLSRTEGPRVYFLGVLRYYKGLPFLVRAMRDLSAHLYIGGDGPMRPELERLVRSTGLEDRVHFLGALGEREAIAWMHACDVFCLPAHLRSEAYGLCQVEAHLCGKPVVSTLLDTGVPYVNRHEVTGLVVPPRSPEALADALSRLLSDEGLRARLGANARARALEEFTLETMVERLWHIYRELLDGRPG